The region GATTTGGCTTTGAGTCAAAAATCGGATCTGCCGTTGGTTGAGGCTTTTACTCGGCCGCTGCGATTGGTAAGCTGGAGTTGACTGACTGATTTGAGGACAATGAGCTTGAAAATGGCTAGCGGGGCTGACTTTGACGATGGCGATGGCGACACGGGAACGGTCGTTGTCACCAGGACCAAGACGGTTACCAAGCGCCCGAGTCTATATCGGGTGCTTATCCTCAATGACGACTACACGCCAATGGAGTTCGTTATTCATGTCGTGGAAAGTTTCTTCCAGAAGAATAGGGAAGAGGCGACCCGGATCATGCTCCATGTTCACCATCACGGCGTTGGGGAATGCGGGATTTATTCCTACGAAGTCGCTGAGACAAAAGTGACGCAAGTCATGGATTTCGCCCGTAAGCACCAGCATCCGCTGCAGTGCGTTATGGAGAAGAAGTGAAGGATATCACACGTGCCGTCATTTTCTCGTAGTCTCGAAAAAGCACTCCACCAGGCGCTGGCTTTTGCCAATGAGCGCCAGCAGGAGTATGCGACCCTCGAACATTTGCTGCTGGCCCTTCTGGATGACCAGGATGCAGCGGCGGTTATGCGAGCGTGCAACGTGGACATGGATACGATCCGGCGTAGTCTGGTCGAGTATCTGGAAACCGAGCTCGACAACCTGGTGACCGAAGGCGATGAGGATTCGAAGCCAACCGCTGGGTTCCAGAGGGTGATTCAACGCGCCGTTATTCACGTGCAATCCTCAGGTCGCGAAGAAGTGACCGGTGCCAATGTGCTCGTCGCGATCTTTGCGGAGCGCGAAAGCCACGCGGCCTACTTCCTGCAAGACCAGGACATGACCCGTTACGACGCGGTCAATTACATTTCCCACGGAATTGCAAAGCGCCCGGGACTGTCGGAGACCCGGCCGATGGACGCCTCCGAAGAGGAGGAAGAAACCATCCAGGGCGGTGAAGGCTCAGAAGGCAAGTCCAAGGCCAAGTCGGATGCGCTGGAAGCCTATTGCATCAACCTGAATGACAAGGCGGACAAGGGTAAGATTGACCCGTTGATTGGTCGTGACAGCGAAATTTCGCGGACGATCCAGATCCTGTGCCGCCGCTCAAAGAACAATCCGCTGTTCGTAGGCGATCCAGGCGTTGGCAAGACCGCCATCGCCGAGGGCCTGGCCTATCGGATCGTCAATGGCGACGTTCCCGAGGTTCTGAAAGAGGCGACCATCTTTTCTCTCGACATGGGGGCGCTTCTCGCTGGGACCCGCTACCGTGGTGACTTTGAAGAGCGCCTCAAGCAGGTGATGAAGGAAATCGAGGAATTTCCCGGCGCGGTGATGTTCATCGACGAGATTCACACGATCATCGGTGCCGGCGCGACGTCGGGTGGTGCGATGGATGCTTCGAACCTCCTGAAGCCTGCTCTGGCGTCCGGAGCGATCCGCTGCATCGGCTCGACCACCTACAAGGAATACCGGCAGTTCTTCGAGAAGGACCGCGCGCTCGTCCGTCGCTTCCAGAAGATCGATGTGAACGAGCCGTCGATCCCGGATGCAATCGATATCCTCAAAGGCTTGAAGCCGTATTTCGAAGACTTCCACAAGGTGCGCTTCACGCACGACGCGATCCGAACCGCGGTGGAACTGTCGGCGAAATACATTGCTGATCGGAAGCTGCCGGACAAGGCGATCGATGTGCTTGATGAGACGGGTGCCTCGCAGATGCTGTTGCCGGAAACCCGCCGCCGCAAGACCATCGGCGTCAAGGAAATCGAGAACACCATCGCGACGATGGCCCGGATTCCGCCGAAAACCGTATCGAAGGACGATGCCGAAGTGCTTTCTGGCCTTGGCACCGATCTGAAACGGGTGGTCTATGGCCAGGATAGTGCCATCGAGACGCTTGCATCGGCGATCAAGTTGGCCCGTGCGGGTCTGCGCGAACCGGACAAGCCTATCGGCAGCTATCTGTTCTCCGGTCCGACCGGTGTGGGCAAGACCGAGGTTGCGCGCCAGCTGGCGTCGTCGCTCGGCGTGGAGCTTATTCGTTTCGACATGTCCGAGTACATGGAGCGGCACACCGTGTCGCGTCTGATTGGCGCGCCTCCAGGTTATGTCGGTTTCGACCAGGGTGGTTTGCTGACGGATGGTGTCGACCAGCATCCTCATTGTGTGCTGCTTCTGGATGAGATCGAGAAGGCGCATCCGGATCTGTTCAATATCCTCCTGCAGGTGATGGACCACGGCAAGCTGACCGACCACAACGGCAAGCAGGTCGATTTCCGCAATGTGATCCTGATCATGACCACCAACGCGGGCGCGGCGGATATGGCCAAGTCGCCGGTCGGCTTCAACCGCCTGAAGCGCGAAGGCGACGACGCAGAGGCGATCAACAAGCT is a window of Labrenzia sp. CE80 DNA encoding:
- the clpS gene encoding ATP-dependent Clp protease adapter ClpS; translation: MASGADFDDGDGDTGTVVVTRTKTVTKRPSLYRVLILNDDYTPMEFVIHVVESFFQKNREEATRIMLHVHHHGVGECGIYSYEVAETKVTQVMDFARKHQHPLQCVMEKK
- the clpA gene encoding ATP-dependent Clp protease ATP-binding subunit ClpA, with the protein product MPSFSRSLEKALHQALAFANERQQEYATLEHLLLALLDDQDAAAVMRACNVDMDTIRRSLVEYLETELDNLVTEGDEDSKPTAGFQRVIQRAVIHVQSSGREEVTGANVLVAIFAERESHAAYFLQDQDMTRYDAVNYISHGIAKRPGLSETRPMDASEEEEETIQGGEGSEGKSKAKSDALEAYCINLNDKADKGKIDPLIGRDSEISRTIQILCRRSKNNPLFVGDPGVGKTAIAEGLAYRIVNGDVPEVLKEATIFSLDMGALLAGTRYRGDFEERLKQVMKEIEEFPGAVMFIDEIHTIIGAGATSGGAMDASNLLKPALASGAIRCIGSTTYKEYRQFFEKDRALVRRFQKIDVNEPSIPDAIDILKGLKPYFEDFHKVRFTHDAIRTAVELSAKYIADRKLPDKAIDVLDETGASQMLLPETRRRKTIGVKEIENTIATMARIPPKTVSKDDAEVLSGLGTDLKRVVYGQDSAIETLASAIKLARAGLREPDKPIGSYLFSGPTGVGKTEVARQLASSLGVELIRFDMSEYMERHTVSRLIGAPPGYVGFDQGGLLTDGVDQHPHCVLLLDEIEKAHPDLFNILLQVMDHGKLTDHNGKQVDFRNVILIMTTNAGAADMAKSPVGFNRLKREGDDAEAINKLFTPEFRNRLDAIIPFGNLPKEVVYKVVEKFVMQLEVQLADRGVTFELTEGATEWLAEKGYDDAMGARPLGRVIQEHIKRPLADEVLFGKLKKGGMVKVSVSEDKAGLLLESIEERAPTPPKAKAKPAAKPKRRRKPVASKAKAAETKSGPKSSGGKSGPKKSLVPKVPLAD